AAATTTTACAAATTGAGATCTCCCCATAGTGGAGAGTTTGATTCAAATCGACCGCCTGTGGACTTGAGTCCTGCAGTACTGAGGCGAGATAAGACTATTCGCTCTTATCCATCTGATAACTTGGCCCAAAGAGGCACCAGTCACGCTATGCGTTCCCTCCGAGGGTATGAGTGCATTCAGCAACCGGCCTGCATGTCCTTCAAGTTGCTGAATACATAAGAGCGAGACTATTAAGTCCAATTCTACACATGTCGATCTTAACCGATGACGCATGGAACCAATTTTATGCTCAGTTCTGGTTTTTTTTATCTTATTCGGACAGGTCCACCAAAAACAAGAACAACATATATAAGGTTGAAGAACAACAGTATTAATTCCTGGCGTGAGGTGCACGTGTGCAGATCAGACCATTGCATTCGTTGGGGGATGCATCCGTGCTGGCATCGATGGTCCAGTGACGACATGATCTGCGATCTGTTGCCTTAAATGTGCGTGTGCATGGTCGGTTACCCTCACATCAGGAAGCAGGCATCCACATAATTGAGGAGGTGGAACTGTGGCTGCGACTCTGGAAGAATACAAAAGACTTTTTAGAGAGGCGACCGTCTCGGATCAGGTGAAGCTGTTCCAGCTTCACATAGCAATCTACATTGTGGTGAATGCCATCTGGATAGCTCTCAACGCCATGGGCACGATAAAGACAATCCCCGGCTGGGCTATGTACTACCCAATAGTGGGCTGGGGACTGTTGGTGGTGGTCCATTACTGGTTCTATGTGCGCGGGGCTGAGAACCTCTGCAAGCTCAGGGAGCGGGAGATAGAATCCAGGCTGAGGTGAACCTTGAGGCTGTGGCCTCTTCAGGAACTCACGGGGTTCAGATCTCCTGCGTACCTGCGTGGATCCAGCGGTTCAGCCACACGATCAGGTGATATTATAATATTTTTTAATCTGTATGTATAGCAGTTAAGCATTTATTTCAGCGAGAAAACATCATAGTACATGGGCAGGATACCTGAGAAGTGCAGGGACTGGAAGGTCGCCCGATGCCCTCTCTTCAGATGGTGGTGCTCTCTTGTTTGCGGCGGGCTTACCGGTGGCCGGCTCTGCGCTCCCTGGTGCAGCGTTGCTGAGCGGTTTGGGCTTTGGAGCCTGTTTGTGACTCTGGCACTTCCACTGCTTATTATTCTGGCATTTATAATCCGCAGATGATCCGCTTCCGCATCTCAGTCAATTTCAGGCCGCTGAGCGCGCTGTACAGCAGCCTGGGACATCATCCATTGATGGCAGAGCTGCCTGTCAGAGATGCACAGGATCTTCCAGAAGATCATAATTAAAATTTTAATTTTGATTATTTCTGGTAGAACTTTATTTAGACGGTACCATACACCACAAGTGTCTATTAATAATATGATATTGTTCCTGTGTATGGTGAGTCTCTATGAGAATTAGGGTAGTCAGCTCCAAGAGCGAGATCGTACAGCTCAATCCGAATGAAAGAATGGTGCATCTGGCATTCAGGGCATCAAATGTCGATTTCCTGAATCTTATGCAGAGGTGCCCACGGCTAAGGGTGATCCAGGTACCGCCTTCGTACAAGAAGACGATGTCAAACGCCATTCAGGTGTTCCTGGAGATGCAGGGCATTGAGCTGCTCGAGGGTGATGTCTGGGGCCACAGGAAGGATCTTGACGAGTACTTCACGGTGAGCGACAGCACAATAGAAGAGATCAGGTCGATGATCAACAAGGGCGTCTCCTTTGAGCAGATGGCAGAGGAGCTCCAGAAGAAGGCGAGGATCGGCCCGGATCTCATAAGATACATCGCAAAGACAAAGGTAACGGCGTGACCCAGGAGCGCAACTCCTGGATCGCACCATCGCCGTGAAGTCGCTGCACTGTTTTTGCGCAGATATCCACCAGAACTGTCGTGCATGTCGATTCGGCCGGGCGTGTCTCTGCATTCTCTCATGTTTTGAAGTCGCCTCAAGATCTGCGGCTTCAGCTCTCATAACCCGACCGCTCTTATCCGTCTGATGACCTGCCCGAGGAGGCACCGGTCCTGCTATGCGCTACCGGCGAGCTAACGAGTGCATTCAGCAACCAGCCTGCATGTCCTTCAAGTTGCTGAATACATAAGAGCGAACCCAGCATGCAGCGAACACTCATCAGAGGGTGATAACCGCCCTTACTGTTCGCAGAGCCTCTCCGGAGTGGCGGGTCGTGGCTCAATCACCGAATGGCCTGCGGGAGTCAACTTCCACTGACTCCTGTGATTCTGAGAGTCATCATGCTGCAGGTCTGACTGATCTGTTTGCAAGTTAGTGGGAGTGAAGCATTACTTTCTATTATAATACACATTGGTTTGGCCATCTGCAGCATATGACAGGTGTTTTCATGGAAATCTATCATAATAAATCTTATACGACAAATTTATAAATTAAAAGCGAGCTCATAGCGAATAAGTCCAATTAAAGATACTTTATTGCAGAAAAAGGCCACAAAAATTCGTGTTGTTAGCCAAATACTCCGTGTGTGGTCTTTTCCGCAATTGCCTGATGAATGGACTAAACTCAGAAGGCGATCCGAAATGGCAGATGAGAAAGCACAGGTCTCCTCTCAGGAGAACGTCTACAGGCCGGCGAGCGACCTGGTTGAGAACTCCAATGTGATGCAGTGGATGAAGATAAAGGGCTTCAGAAGCGAGAAGGAGCTGCGGGAATGGTGCTCAAAGAACTACGTTGAGTTCTGGGACGAGATGGCAAAGACATATGCCGATTGGTTTGTGCCATATGAGAAGGTCCTGGAGTGGAACCCGCCGCATGCGAGATGGTTCGTTGGAGGAAAGTGCAATGTCGCGCACAACGCCCTCGACAGGCATGCAAGATCCTGGCGGAGAAATAAGGTCGCCTACTACTTCGTGGGCGAGCCGGTTGGGGACACCAGGGCCATAACGTACTATCAGCTCTACAGAGAGGTGAACAAGCTCGCCAACGGCCTCAGGAGCCTGGGGATCAGGAAGGGCGACAGGGTTGGAATCTACCTGCCGATGATCCCGGAGCTGCCAGTGGCGATGCTGGCATGTGCGAAGATCGGCGCGATACATGTCGTAGTCTTCTCGGGGTTCAGCGCAGGCGCGCTCCGCGAGAGGATCAATGACGCCGGCGCGAGGATCCTGATAACGTGCGATGGGTCATACAGAAGAGGAAAGCCGATCCCGATAAAGTCCCAGGCAGACGAGGCCCTCCAGGACGCCCCCTCAGTAGAGCGCCAGATCGTCTACAGACGAACCGGCCAGAGCATCGACTGGAAGGATGGGTTCGATATCTGGTGGCATGACCTCGTGAAGAACCAGCCTGATGAGTGCGAGACCCTCCAGATGGACTCGGAGGATCCGCTCTTCATACTCTACACAGCTGGAGCTGGAGGAAAGCCGAGGGGTGTTGTCCATGCGCACGGCGGCTTCTGCGTCGGGCCTGCGTACACAACGAGCTGGGTCTTCGACATAAAAGATACTGATGTGTACTGGTCGACCGCTGACATCGGGTGGATCACAGGCCACACATACATAGTCTACGGCCCGCTCTGCCTTGGAGCGACGAGCGTTATGTACGAGGGCTCTCCGGATTACCCCGATTTCGGGAGATGGTTCCAGATCATAGAGGATTATGGCGTCTCTGTCATCTACACAGCGCCCACCGCGATCAGGATGTTCATGAAGGAGGGCGAGGAGTGGCCTAAGAAGTACGACCTGAGAAGCGTCAGGCTGATGGGATCTGTCGGCGAGGCCATGAACCCTGATGCGTTCCTGTGGTGGAGGAAGCATGTCGGCAACGACTGGGCTCCCATAATGGACACCTGGTTCCAGTCGGAGACCGGCTGCCATGTGATAGCTCCACTGCCTATAACCCCGCTCAAGCCGGGCTCGCCTGCATTCCCGCTTCCAGGATACAATGTGGAGCTGCTGGATGTGAACGGGAGAGCTGTTGGTCCTGAGGAGAGCGGGAACATCGTGCTCACAGCCCCATGGCCGACGATGCTCAGAGGCATATACGGAGAGCCTGAGAAGCTCAAAGAGATATACTACGACTACTACTGGAACATCAAACCTGGAATATACCTCAGCGGCGACAGGGCGAGAAGGGATTCAGATGGCTACTGGTGGATACTGGGCAGGATCGACGATGTCCTCAAGGTCGCAGGCCACAGGATAAGCAATGCAGAGGTCGAGGCTGCCGCGGTCTCGCATCCGAATGTCGCGGATGCGGCGGTCATCGGCAGGCCGGACAAGGTCAAGGGGGAGAATATCGTCCTCTTCGTCGTGCTGAAAGAGGGCGTCATGGCTGACGAGAACCTCAAGAAGGAGATCAGGAACCACGTCAGGACAACAATGGGACCGATAGCGATGCCATCGGAGGTTTACTTCGTCCCGGCCATACCAAAGGACAGAACCGGGAAGCCTGTGAGGGCTGTGATCAGGGCAAAGGCGCTTGGTGCAGCTCTAGGCGATACATCATCGGTGGTCAACAGGGATGCCATCGATGCCATACCCGCGATCTAGCGGTGGTATGGCTCATTTTTTATTATCCTGAAAGCCCTGTAGAGCTGCTCAAGCAGGATGATCCTCGCCAGCTGATAGGGAAATGTCATCCTCGAGAGCGAGAGCCGGAGATCCGAGCGGTTCAGCACATCCTGTGAGAGCCCTTCCGGACCGCCGATTATCCAGTTAACAACGCCACAACCCTCGACGATTCTGTTCTGGAGCCAAGATGCCAGCTCCGTGGAACTCATGCTCTCACCGTGCTCATCGAGCGCCACTGTTATACCTCCTCTCAGATGCGCGAGAATCTCCCTTCCCTCTTTAAGGGGATCCCCCTCGCGAACCTCCACGACCTCCAGCCTGGTGTAGGGAGCGAGGCGTTTAATATAATATGATGCTGCATCCTGCCAGAATCTATCTCTGATCCTGCCGACGGCGATTATCCTCATGTGCATGATATCTCCGCTCTTATCCATCTGATAACTTGGCCCGAAGAGGCACCAGTCACGCTATGCGTTCCTTCCAAGTGTATGAGTGCATTCAGCAACCGGCCTTCATGTCCTTCAAGTTGCTGAATACATAAGAGCGGATATCTTTATGCCTGACCTCTTTCCCGGATTTCTGGCTGCATCCCTCCGCATCAGGATGATGACTGCATCTGCAGGACTGGACGTGCTAATGACCTCTCAGTATTCCGCGTGCTGCAAGCAGTCCGGTAGCCGCGGCCGCAACTATGCCTCTCGAGAGACCGGCGCCATCGCCTGCAGCGTGGAGTGATGGTATGCTGGTCTGCAGGTCCCTGTCGACGCTTATCTCCCGGGCGTAGAACTTTATCTCCGGCGCGTAAAGCAGCGTGGAGTCAGCGTTTACTCCAGGAATGATCTCGTTCAGGATCTCAAGCCCCTCGATTACGTCCATGACTATCCTGTGAGGCAGGGCCATCGATATGTCTCCTGGCGTCACATCTATCAGCGTGTTCCGGACTGGATTCCTGGCGATCCTCTCCTCCGTGGACCTCCTCCCCCTGTGGAGGTCCCCCAGCCTCTGAATCACGGGCCTCCTCCCGCCGATAGTTGTCACGAGCTTCGCTATCGATATTCCGTAGGCCGTGGTGTTCTCTATCGGCTTCGTCAGCTCAAGCCTGACAAGAAATGCGAAGTTCGTGTTCTCAGAGCGCTCCCCGGACATCGAGTGGCCGTTTGTTGCTATGAAATCCCTGTACTCCTCCTTGACCACGAATCCACCAGGGTTTGTGCAGAATGTCCTGATGAAATCATCGTATCTGTGAGTTATGATGTGAAACTTCGGATCCCTGTTGATTCGCGTGACGGGGTCCATGACTATCGAGGGCACCTCCACACGCACCCCAACATCCAGAGGACCGTACCGGGCTTTTATGCCGTACCTGTCGATCATCTCTCCGATCCACTGTGCGCCTATCCTCCCCGGCGCGAGGAGCGTGCTACCGGCCCTGATCTCTCTTCCATCAGAGAGCCTGACTCCAATGCATGCGTCGCCATCAATTATGAGATCTGCAGCCGAACTGTTCAGCACGAACCTGACGCCTCGCCGTTTGAGGTCGGCGCTGAACGCCCTTATTATCTCAGGAGTCCTGTCGGATCCCATGTGGCGCTGTTTTATTGCTATGAATCTCGCACCGACGGATGCAGCCCTCCGGCTGAGATCCTCCACATCGCTCTGCGTGGGCTCCTGTATCTCGACAGGAGCGCCGTATCTCAGAAATACCGAGTCCACCTCATCCACCAGCGACCAGGCATCATCAGTCAGGCGCGTGAGATCGCCGCCAATTGCCGGATGGAGATTCAGTATACCATCTGAGTATGTGCCCGCTCCGCCCATCCCGCACATTATGTGGCACGGGTCGCAGTGGAGGCAGTGGCCCCACTTCTTCATCGGGCAGCTCCTCTCAGAGATGTCCCTGCCCTTATCGACAACCACAACGCTCTTTCCGTGGGCGGATAGCTCCAGAGCCGCGAAGAGTCCTGCCGGCCCGGCGCCGACCACGACCACATCATGCATGCATCAGTATATCACATCAATGGTATTTTAAACCGCGGGAATTGGCAGAGCTCGTCTCCATTCGAAGCGCGCAAGGAGGGGGTGCAAAAGGATTTTCGCGGCAGGATCGCCTTCTTTGCGGCCTCAAGCTGGGCTCCATCGCCATGCGGCCCATTAAGATTATCTGTCATGCAGTCGCAATCTGATGGTCAGGTGCACTGGGGGTTCTGATCTGGATCTGGCCGCATATCTTCAGTACTTCATATACGCGTTCACCTCAATATTCATAATAGTGAACCCCATCGAGGCGACGATGGTATTCGTCTCTCTGACGCGGGATGCCAGCCCCGCTGAGAAGAGCCGGATATGCGTCCGCGCAACGCTTGTGGCATTCTCTGTTGCGATGATCTTCGCCCTTGCGGGGGATATGATCCTGAGGTTCTTCGGCATAACCGTTGACTCTCTCAGGGTCGCGGGTGGCATACTGCTCTTTCTTGTGGCCATAGACATGCTCCGCGCAAAACCTCACAAGAAGGTCACAGAGGCCGAGATCGAGGATGCAACAACCAGGGAGGACATCTCGATATTCCCGCTGGCGATCCCGCTGCTCACCGGCCCTGGAGCGATAACCACAGTGATAGTGAATATGGGAGCAAGCAGCACACTCATGGATAAGATGCTGGTGCTCCTAGCGATATGTTTGACATTTGGCGCAACCTATGCCATACTCAGATCTGCAGAGTATGTCGATGATCTCCTCGGCGTTACTGGGATCATGGTGTTCACGAGGATAATGGGCCTGATCCTAGGGGCGATAGCTGTTGATTTTGTTAGCGTGGGCGCATGGAACATCTACATCTCAATGGCATCAGGCGCATGCGCCTCCTGAAGAACGGCGCTCCTGATGTTCTGCAGCAACATCGCTCCTCATGAATCGGCGTTCCTGAGTCCTCTAAGTGGATCTCGACGTCTCCCCCTCCAGACCGATAACTCTATACATCATCCTCTCCCTCCACAGATAGTGGTGTCGGCCTGTGTTGCAGGCCAGAGAGCGTACTCAGGCGTGGAGGTCCGGTTCATCAATGGATCCAGAGCATGCGATCAGGAGATGCCCGCAGCATGGGTTTTTCAGAGGAGATGCATGCAGCTGCGGAAGCAGAGGGAAGCTAGTTCTTGATGGTGTCAGGACTGAGAAGCTCGGGAGGCTGCTCGCAGGAGCGCTCCGTCACTTCCCCGACGACCTGGGGCTGGCGATGAGCCCGCAGGGGTGGGTGGAGATACCGGTGCTTGTGGATGCCATCCGGACCAGATACAGATGGGCAAACGAGAATGTCATAATGGCGCTCGTCAGGTCAGATCCAAAGGGCAGATACGAGATAAACGGCACGCGAATAAGGGCCAGATACGGCCATTCTGTGGATGTGGATCTCGACTACCCAGAGAACGAGCTGCCCATGCTCTACTACGGGACCGCAGAGGAGGAGGCAGAGCGGCTCCTTGAGGTCGGCCTTAAGTCAGCCACACAGAGGTATGTACACCTCAGCACAACTCCGGATAAGGCATGGGAGGTCGGCACCTTCAGGACGAGCAATCCAAAGATAATCGTCGTGGACGCAGCAGGAGCTCAGCGAGAGGGTGTGAGGATGATGAAGGTGAGCGAGAGCATGGTCATCTCCGAGCCGATACCCCCGAAGTTCCTGAGCATGATGCCAGCGAAGGCCCAGAGATAGACGCAGAGAACATATGTCACCTGGGTGCATCTTAGGATGAGTCTGACATTCTTTTTCGCACTGGCCATCCAGGTCGCAGTGAACCTTCTGGTTGAACCTCCTGGTTATATCTCCTTGACCTCCTCCATTCCCCGCTCCTCGTCTATTGACTTCACAAGCTTGCTGAGGAGCAGCGCGAATAGGCCTGAGAGGCCACCTGCTATGGCAGCCTCCGCCTTTCTGTCTCTGGTCTTTCTTCCCATCAGCAGGCTTGTGAGAAAGACGATCGCCATGGAGACGAGATACTCGGGGGCATCTCTGATGAGATGCCCCACCGGATCATCAGAGGCATTCACAATGTCCCTGTGAAACACCCAGTGATCGTCGAACTCATGAACATGCGCACCTGACGGCCCCCGGAACTGCCTGATCGCTCCGGGGATCATCTCCCCCATCAGCGTCTCCTTGAAGCACACAGGCAGCTCGGGGCAGCACTCCTTCGGCAGAGCATACTTCCTGTGGTATGGCATCCCATCTATCCAGCTGCAGATATGTTTGCAGTGATGATCACAGTCCATGTGTCAATATACGCGATGATGTATTAAATCCCATCGCGTGCCCCATGACTCGGAGTTTCTCGCGTCTTCATCGCACCAGGAGAGCTGTGTACCCGTATCGTCCACAGCAAATGACCTCACTGAATTCATTATAGTATTCCGCATAAGTTGCTATAATATAGAATATTACATAAAATCATCTATGAAGTATGACATATCCAGTAGCTTTTAAATGGGTTTACATGGAGTGACGCAAAGAACTATAGATGAAGCGTGGTGCTTAACGTGCTGCTGCGGTCACTGCTCTCCAGCACTCGGCGGAATCAGATCCTCCGCAACCTGTGCGTTACAGAAAATCAGGATGCTCGGCCCGATCGCCTTGATCTGATCATCTCCACGAACCTTTTCTTCTTCTCAATCGCGCGCTCCGCCGCTGCGTCCACGAGCGCGCGCATCTCCTCGAAGTCCCTCGTCGCCTCCTCGCCGACGAACTTCTTTATTGGAGTGTACGCAGACTCCCTGAACCTCGGCGAGAAGTCTTTAATCCCCTCTTTCGTATGAAGCTCCACGCCAGAGCCTCTCTCGACTCTGCCGATGATATCAGCAGCGACGCCGGCTCTTTCTATGACATCCAGTATCCCATCAGCCTCGCCCTCGGGGGCAATTATCAGGAGAGCGTCTATCGATACTCCGAGATAGTCTATCTCGAGCCTCTCGAGCATATCCAGAACCCTCTGGTTGACAAGAGATCTCATCCGATCCTCGAAGAAGACCAGCTTCACTCCGGCTGTGTGGGAGATCTCCTTCGCATCCCCTCTTATCCCGCCATTGGTCACGTCGGTCATCGCATGTATTTCCAGACTCTCACCGATCAGCGCACCTGCAGCCTCCAGGAACTTTATGTTGAGCGTCTCCTCCACGACATCATGCATCCCGTAGTAGAGAGCTGCAGCGCAGATCGTTCCTCCACCAGCGCCCTCTGTCATGATTATGACATCTCCTGGGGCTGCATCCTTTCTCGGAGTGATCCTCTCTGCGACACCAACAGCACCGACGCAGCCCGTGAGCCTCTCGCCTATGACCATATCACCGCCTATCCTCAGCGTGCTGCCTGTGATCAGCGGTACGTTCACAAGCTCTCCGACGGTGGCGATACCGGCTATGTGGTCGAGCACCTTTGCGACATCGCCGTCGTCTGCGAGATGAACATCTGAGAAGAGGGCAACAGGCTTTGCACCCATCACCAGGATGTCGCGCAGCGCGGCCCTTGTAACATGGAAGCCGGCGAGAAAGGGATAGTCGCTCAGCCTGGAGTGCATTCCATCAACAGTGACCACGAGATACCTGTCACCAGCCCTTACCACTCCTGAATCGTCCAGCTCTGATGAGTCCACGACTGCGCCTGTCCTTCCTATGACCTCTGCGATCTTTGTGTGCATGTAGAAGTCGCCCAGGCCTCGGGATCCGACCCCGAACTCGCCCATGCTCACGCCGGAGCCATGAAGCTCGAACACATCCCCTCTGGGGTTGAGCGTTGCCCTGGCCTCCTGCAGCACGGCTCCTGCCAGAGACTCTGCTCTATCCCTGCTCATGCCCTTTATCTCGACGATGAGATCTGCGAGTTTATTCCTGATATCCGGGTCGTTTCTCCTCAGCCCAAGCTTGGCATAGCCCTCAAGATCCATACGATGGGCACAGGCCATGATCCCGCGCCCGCTCACCTCCATTCCGGTTCAGGCGGCATCTCATAAGTATCTACCTGACGGCCCGACTGTACCCACCTTTAGAATCAAACAGCATGAAGCGCCTGATCTGCAGATCTCATACGTTGGGGTATTTGCATCATGAAATGGCATTACATGAAATGTACATGTGAGGATCAGATATGTGTGATCCGCTGGCTCTACGGGCCGGCCTGTCCTCCCATTTTCACGATCAGACTCTCCACCCAGTCCCAGTCGTGCTCATAGATGTGGGCTGATGCGCTGAGCGTGGTGATGCTTCCAGGAGCCGTTCCGGTCTCACCTGAAACATGGTGGAGGAGCCTTGTCAGAGCGTACACGTTCGCGGGATACGCTCCGGCGAAGTCATGGCTCCTGAACACCGCCGTCAGGTTCATCCTGCTGTATCTTATTTTGAAATCACAGACGACCATGCACGGCACCTCCTCCCTTTTGTGATCCACGGGTGGAATCCAGGTCACCGCGGTCGCCCTTCTCGTCCTGGGGTTTCTCTTCAGCCGGTTTACTATCTCAGCGATCTGATCCACCTCTCCGTTCCAGGATCTGAGGCGCTCTCCGTAGGTGTATTCGAATCCGGGGTTTTCAGGGGAGAGGAGCTGGGATGCATACTCATCGAGACGATCCTCTGTCCACGAGTACTCGCGGGGAGCAATGCAGGAGCTTGCATCCTCTATGACGACCATGAGGTTCATCAGCTCCTTTGTCCTCGAGCCCCTCTCGTCCTCGATCTCAGCGCCCTGCCGCCATATGATGTTGAGACCGCGGCGCCATGCTTCATCCGCTGCTCTGGCACGAACAAGCCGACCGATGCTATTCATGGTGCAGGTCCTGAACACGCAGAGGTTCGCAAGAATCGGGATCTCCCATGAGTTCCCTGCCATTCATCACCTGTTACAATCAACTTCATTACTCCCGGGACCATGGATTCAACGATACCACCAGACAGCAGTTAAACAGAGCCATGCGCAATCCAGTTCAGGGGCTCTCAGCTCTTCTTCTCCAGCTCCTCCAGCGCCTCAGGAGGGAGCTGCCTGACGATGTCTATCTTCTTAACGCATCGGGTCGGGATCCCGTACTTCTTGGCTATCGGCCTGAGATCCTTCATGGTGTACTTTGCCGCTATCTCCTCCGGATCCAATTATGACCACCTCTCTGGGTTTTGATCACAAGAATCATAAACATATCGATTCTCATCTCACAGGGGTTTGCTTGGCGGAGTTCGAATGGGAGCTTG
The window above is part of the Methanothrix sp. genome. Proteins encoded here:
- the acs gene encoding acetate--CoA ligase codes for the protein MADEKAQVSSQENVYRPASDLVENSNVMQWMKIKGFRSEKELREWCSKNYVEFWDEMAKTYADWFVPYEKVLEWNPPHARWFVGGKCNVAHNALDRHARSWRRNKVAYYFVGEPVGDTRAITYYQLYREVNKLANGLRSLGIRKGDRVGIYLPMIPELPVAMLACAKIGAIHVVVFSGFSAGALRERINDAGARILITCDGSYRRGKPIPIKSQADEALQDAPSVERQIVYRRTGQSIDWKDGFDIWWHDLVKNQPDECETLQMDSEDPLFILYTAGAGGKPRGVVHAHGGFCVGPAYTTSWVFDIKDTDVYWSTADIGWITGHTYIVYGPLCLGATSVMYEGSPDYPDFGRWFQIIEDYGVSVIYTAPTAIRMFMKEGEEWPKKYDLRSVRLMGSVGEAMNPDAFLWWRKHVGNDWAPIMDTWFQSETGCHVIAPLPITPLKPGSPAFPLPGYNVELLDVNGRAVGPEESGNIVLTAPWPTMLRGIYGEPEKLKEIYYDYYWNIKPGIYLSGDRARRDSDGYWWILGRIDDVLKVAGHRISNAEVEAAAVSHPNVADAAVIGRPDKVKGENIVLFVVLKEGVMADENLKKEIRNHVRTTMGPIAMPSEVYFVPAIPKDRTGKPVRAVIRAKALGAALGDTSSVVNRDAIDAIPAI
- a CDS encoding DUF1699 family protein, coding for MRIRVVSSKSEIVQLNPNERMVHLAFRASNVDFLNLMQRCPRLRVIQVPPSYKKTMSNAIQVFLEMQGIELLEGDVWGHRKDLDEYFTVSDSTIEEIRSMINKGVSFEQMAEELQKKARIGPDLIRYIAKTKVTA
- a CDS encoding thymidylate synthase, which translates into the protein MAGNSWEIPILANLCVFRTCTMNSIGRLVRARAADEAWRRGLNIIWRQGAEIEDERGSRTKELMNLMVVIEDASSCIAPREYSWTEDRLDEYASQLLSPENPGFEYTYGERLRSWNGEVDQIAEIVNRLKRNPRTRRATAVTWIPPVDHKREEVPCMVVCDFKIRYSRMNLTAVFRSHDFAGAYPANVYALTRLLHHVSGETGTAPGSITTLSASAHIYEHDWDWVESLIVKMGGQAGP
- a CDS encoding AIR synthase-related protein, which gives rise to MEVSGRGIMACAHRMDLEGYAKLGLRRNDPDIRNKLADLIVEIKGMSRDRAESLAGAVLQEARATLNPRGDVFELHGSGVSMGEFGVGSRGLGDFYMHTKIAEVIGRTGAVVDSSELDDSGVVRAGDRYLVVTVDGMHSRLSDYPFLAGFHVTRAALRDILVMGAKPVALFSDVHLADDGDVAKVLDHIAGIATVGELVNVPLITGSTLRIGGDMVIGERLTGCVGAVGVAERITPRKDAAPGDVIIMTEGAGGGTICAAALYYGMHDVVEETLNIKFLEAAGALIGESLEIHAMTDVTNGGIRGDAKEISHTAGVKLVFFEDRMRSLVNQRVLDMLERLEIDYLGVSIDALLIIAPEGEADGILDVIERAGVAADIIGRVERGSGVELHTKEGIKDFSPRFRESAYTPIKKFVGEEATRDFEEMRALVDAAAERAIEKKKRFVEMIRSRRSGRAS
- a CDS encoding RNA 2'-phosphotransferase; translation: MDPEHAIRRCPQHGFFRGDACSCGSRGKLVLDGVRTEKLGRLLAGALRHFPDDLGLAMSPQGWVEIPVLVDAIRTRYRWANENVIMALVRSDPKGRYEINGTRIRARYGHSVDVDLDYPENELPMLYYGTAEEEAERLLEVGLKSATQRYVHLSTTPDKAWEVGTFRTSNPKIIVVDAAGAQREGVRMMKVSESMVISEPIPPKFLSMMPAKAQR
- a CDS encoding 23S rRNA (pseudouridine(1915)-N(3))-methyltransferase RlmH, translating into MHMRIIAVGRIRDRFWQDAASYYIKRLAPYTRLEVVEVREGDPLKEGREILAHLRGGITVALDEHGESMSSTELASWLQNRIVEGCGVVNWIIGGPEGLSQDVLNRSDLRLSLSRMTFPYQLARIILLEQLYRAFRIIKNEPYHR
- a CDS encoding MarC family protein, yielding MVRCTGGSDLDLAAYLQYFIYAFTSIFIIVNPIEATMVFVSLTRDASPAEKSRICVRATLVAFSVAMIFALAGDMILRFFGITVDSLRVAGGILLFLVAIDMLRAKPHKKVTEAEIEDATTREDISIFPLAIPLLTGPGAITTVIVNMGASSTLMDKMLVLLAICLTFGATYAILRSAEYVDDLLGVTGIMVFTRIMGLILGAIAVDFVSVGAWNIYISMASGACAS
- a CDS encoding NAD(P)/FAD-dependent oxidoreductase; the protein is MHDVVVVGAGPAGLFAALELSAHGKSVVVVDKGRDISERSCPMKKWGHCLHCDPCHIMCGMGGAGTYSDGILNLHPAIGGDLTRLTDDAWSLVDEVDSVFLRYGAPVEIQEPTQSDVEDLSRRAASVGARFIAIKQRHMGSDRTPEIIRAFSADLKRRGVRFVLNSSAADLIIDGDACIGVRLSDGREIRAGSTLLAPGRIGAQWIGEMIDRYGIKARYGPLDVGVRVEVPSIVMDPVTRINRDPKFHIITHRYDDFIRTFCTNPGGFVVKEEYRDFIATNGHSMSGERSENTNFAFLVRLELTKPIENTTAYGISIAKLVTTIGGRRPVIQRLGDLHRGRRSTEERIARNPVRNTLIDVTPGDISMALPHRIVMDVIEGLEILNEIIPGVNADSTLLYAPEIKFYAREISVDRDLQTSIPSLHAAGDGAGLSRGIVAAAATGLLAARGILRGH
- a CDS encoding 2TM domain-containing protein; the protein is MAATLEEYKRLFREATVSDQVKLFQLHIAIYIVVNAIWIALNAMGTIKTIPGWAMYYPIVGWGLLVVVHYWFYVRGAENLCKLREREIESRLR